A portion of the Rhodococcus pseudokoreensis genome contains these proteins:
- a CDS encoding NADP-dependent oxidoreductase — translation MSVESIVQSTRIVLASRPDGAPTADNFRLEAVNLPDPADGQVLIRVIYLSLDPYMRGRMSAAESYAEPVEIDEVMVGGTVGQVVDSRHPDFEAGDYVLGYAGWQSHAVVDGNHLRALDRDGAPLSTAVGVLGMPGFTAYSGLLRIGQPKAGETVVVAAASGPVGSAVGQIAKQKGARAVGIAGGPEKCAYLLDELGFDAAVDHRSPNFAEELRAACPDGIDVYFENVGGAVAAAVLPLLNLYARVPVCGLIAQYNDTETPEGPDRLPGFFSRVLVKSLTIRGFIQSEFVSEMYADFQRDVSGWIREGRFAYREDVVDGLENAPAAFIGLLRGSNFGKLVVRVAEEN, via the coding sequence GTGAGTGTCGAGAGCATCGTCCAGAGCACCCGGATCGTCCTCGCCTCCCGGCCGGACGGCGCGCCCACCGCCGACAACTTCCGGCTCGAGGCGGTGAACCTCCCCGACCCCGCCGACGGCCAGGTGCTGATCCGCGTCATCTATCTCTCGCTCGACCCGTACATGCGCGGGCGGATGAGCGCCGCCGAGTCGTACGCCGAACCGGTCGAGATCGACGAGGTCATGGTCGGCGGCACCGTCGGGCAGGTCGTCGACTCCCGGCACCCGGATTTCGAGGCCGGTGACTACGTTCTCGGGTACGCGGGCTGGCAGTCGCATGCCGTGGTCGACGGCAACCACCTCCGTGCACTCGACCGCGACGGCGCCCCGTTGTCGACCGCGGTCGGAGTACTCGGCATGCCCGGCTTCACCGCGTACTCCGGCCTGCTGAGGATCGGGCAACCCAAGGCTGGCGAGACCGTGGTCGTCGCGGCGGCCAGCGGTCCGGTCGGTTCCGCCGTCGGGCAGATCGCGAAACAGAAGGGCGCCCGGGCCGTCGGCATCGCGGGCGGGCCGGAGAAGTGCGCCTACCTGCTGGACGAACTCGGATTCGACGCCGCCGTCGACCACCGGTCCCCGAACTTCGCCGAGGAACTGCGCGCCGCGTGTCCCGACGGTATCGACGTCTACTTCGAGAACGTCGGCGGCGCGGTGGCCGCGGCGGTGCTGCCGCTGCTCAACCTGTACGCGCGCGTTCCCGTGTGCGGCCTGATCGCGCAGTACAACGACACGGAGACCCCCGAGGGGCCGGATCGGCTGCCCGGGTTCTTCAGCCGGGTGCTCGTCAAGAGCCTCACCATCCGCGGGTTCATCCAGAGCGAGTTCGTCTCCGAGATGTACGCGGACTTCCAGCGCGACGTGTCCGGGTGGATCCGGGAGGGCCGATTCGCCTACCGCGAGGACGTCGTGGACGGGCTCGAGAATGCGCCCGCGGCGTTCATCGGGCTGCTCCGGGGCAGCAACTTCGGCAAGCTGGTGGTCCGGGTCGCCGAGGAGAACTGA